One genomic region from Bacillus sp. SLBN-46 encodes:
- the nadB gene encoding L-aspartate oxidase, whose protein sequence is MTKDDVLIIGSGVAALQLANQLKLDLNVRILTKEKIRTANSYLAQGGIAAALGANDHPTKHMVDTLEAGRFYNHSDVVQQVIHAAPLLIKKMAQQGDIFDKNQLGELFLGMEGAHSEKRIVHGGGDATGKNVMEHLISKLKDNVIVEENVFAYELLLNTRKNRCIGVKAKALDGSIRSFYGTYIIIASGGCGQLYSYTSNAKTVSGDGIAMAYLAGAEIVDMEFVQFHPTLLFVNGETKGLISEAVRGEGATLITEDGTPIMKGVHPLKDLGPRHVVSQRIYECLKNGNQVYLDISKIAEFEKRFPSVTTICEENGIRISDGKLPVAPGSHFLMGGIKTDLIGRSSIMGLYAIGEASCTGLHGANRLASNSLLEGLYQGDQLSKWINEGKKETQSLDSKPFYPSFKKESFDLPDVQQIRDLMMERVGIVRNEGNLMKQLAWIDQYKPEEIDLDACSSAEMTKVFMLIISKLITESALKRTESRGGHFRSDYPMEDDKMWLRKSIIHNYRHRVEKPNEHTKTALAT, encoded by the coding sequence ATGACAAAAGATGATGTATTAATCATTGGAAGTGGAGTAGCGGCATTGCAGCTTGCCAATCAATTAAAACTGGATTTAAATGTGAGGATACTCACAAAAGAAAAGATAAGAACCGCAAATTCCTATCTTGCCCAGGGGGGGATTGCAGCAGCCTTGGGTGCAAACGACCACCCAACAAAACATATGGTCGATACGCTAGAAGCAGGAAGATTTTACAACCATTCAGATGTGGTTCAACAAGTCATTCATGCCGCACCTTTACTTATAAAGAAGATGGCACAACAAGGCGATATTTTTGATAAAAATCAACTGGGTGAACTTTTTCTTGGGATGGAAGGGGCACATAGCGAAAAGAGAATTGTTCATGGCGGCGGTGATGCCACTGGTAAAAATGTCATGGAGCATCTGATAAGTAAGCTTAAGGACAATGTCATCGTAGAAGAGAATGTCTTCGCCTATGAATTACTCCTAAATACAAGAAAAAACCGCTGTATTGGGGTTAAAGCTAAAGCCTTAGATGGGTCAATAAGAAGCTTCTATGGCACTTATATCATTATCGCTTCAGGAGGCTGCGGTCAACTATATAGCTACACATCAAACGCGAAAACGGTAAGTGGTGATGGAATTGCGATGGCCTATTTAGCAGGAGCGGAAATTGTGGATATGGAATTTGTTCAATTTCACCCTACACTCTTATTTGTAAACGGAGAAACAAAAGGATTAATATCGGAAGCTGTTAGAGGGGAAGGGGCAACCCTAATCACGGAGGACGGGACTCCTATTATGAAGGGAGTTCATCCTTTAAAGGACCTAGGCCCAAGACACGTTGTCTCACAAAGAATATATGAATGTCTGAAAAACGGTAACCAGGTCTATTTAGATATCAGTAAAATTGCTGAATTTGAAAAGAGATTTCCTTCGGTTACAACGATTTGCGAGGAAAATGGAATCCGTATTTCGGATGGAAAACTCCCTGTCGCTCCAGGAAGCCATTTTTTAATGGGAGGAATTAAAACAGACTTAATCGGCAGGTCTTCCATTATGGGACTTTATGCGATTGGAGAAGCCTCCTGCACGGGATTACATGGTGCCAATCGTTTAGCCAGCAACTCCCTTTTAGAAGGATTATATCAAGGCGACCAATTATCAAAATGGATCAATGAAGGCAAAAAAGAAACTCAATCTTTAGATTCAAAGCCATTCTATCCTTCTTTTAAAAAAGAGAGCTTTGATCTACCAGATGTTCAACAGATAAGGGATTTAATGATGGAGCGGGTTGGAATTGTTAGAAATGAAGGTAATCTTATGAAGCAGCTAGCCTGGATCGACCAATACAAGCCGGAAGAAATCGATTTAGATGCTTGTTCTTCAGCAGAAATGACAAAGGTTTTTATGCTGATTATTTCCAAGCTGATTACAGAGTCCGCGTTAAAGAGGACAGAAAGCAGGGGTGGTCATTTTAGGAGTGATTATCCAATGGAAGATGACAAAATGTGGTTAAGGAAATCAATTATTCACAATTATAGACATAGAGTGGAGAAACCCAATGAACACACTAAAACTGCGCTCGCTACTTGA
- the nadC gene encoding carboxylating nicotinate-nucleotide diphosphorylase produces MNTLKLRSLLEQYFIEDIGEQDITTDLIFTDDTNGEIVFLAKEAGIFCGEEIIKTGFQLLNTTISARVFVKDGQSFEIGQELAHVSGKIADLLKGERVILNLVQRMSGIATLTRKTVNTLDSGHTKICDTRKTTPGLRMLEKYAVRCGGGFNHRFGLYDGVMIKDNHISFAGSITKAVEAIRKNAGHMVKVEVEVESEAQVLEAVNAGADVIMFDNRTPNEIKELIKLVPPSIITEASGGIQLTNIADYRETGVDFISLGYLTHSYKALDISVKVRWNKGEE; encoded by the coding sequence ATGAACACACTAAAACTGCGCTCGCTACTTGAGCAATATTTTATTGAAGACATCGGCGAACAAGATATTACCACAGATTTAATTTTTACAGATGATACAAATGGGGAAATTGTTTTTCTAGCAAAAGAAGCTGGAATTTTTTGCGGTGAAGAGATTATTAAAACGGGGTTCCAGCTATTAAATACTACTATTTCAGCACGGGTATTTGTGAAAGATGGTCAGTCATTCGAAATTGGACAAGAGCTTGCACACGTTTCAGGGAAAATTGCTGATTTACTAAAGGGAGAGAGAGTCATTCTCAATCTTGTTCAACGGATGAGTGGGATTGCCACATTAACTCGAAAAACAGTTAATACCCTTGACAGTGGTCATACGAAAATTTGTGACACACGGAAAACGACGCCAGGCCTGCGTATGCTTGAAAAATATGCTGTGCGCTGTGGAGGAGGTTTTAATCATCGTTTCGGATTATACGATGGAGTCATGATTAAAGACAATCACATCTCCTTTGCTGGTTCTATTACAAAGGCAGTAGAAGCGATCAGGAAAAATGCTGGTCACATGGTAAAGGTAGAGGTCGAGGTTGAGTCGGAAGCACAAGTGCTTGAAGCAGTAAATGCAGGCGCAGATGTCATTATGTTTGATAACCGTACACCTAATGAAATTAAGGAATTGATTAAATTAGTTCCGCCGTCTATCATCACCGAAGCCTCAGGTGGAATCCAATTAACAAATATCGCCGATTACCGTGAAACTGGTGTGGATTTTATCTCGCTTGGCTACTTAACTCATTCTTATAAAGCATTAGACATAAGTGTAAAAGTCCGATGGAACAAAGGGGAGGAGTAA
- the nadA gene encoding quinolinate synthase NadA — MNFLAALEKNSIIPEKYKQMTRDELESRAMEIKKQLGSRLFIPGHHYQKDEVVQFADATGDSLQLAQLSAENTEAEFIVFCGVHFMAETADILTSEKQKVILPDMRAGCSMADMADIQQTERAWERLQELFDDTILPLTYVNSTAAIKGFVGAHGGATVTSSNAEKMVKWAFEKKERILFLPDQHLGRNTAADLGIGLDEMAIWNPITNELEFDGDISVIKVILWKGHCSVHENFTVQNVIDTRYQYPNMNIIVHPECRREVVELADMAGSTSYIIHAIENAKSGTAWAIGTEMNLVNRLIKNHPDKKIISLNPHMCPCLTMNRIDLPHLVWSLDTLEETQNIIKVSPEIAQNAKLALEKMLQNS, encoded by the coding sequence GTGAATTTTTTAGCGGCGTTAGAAAAAAATAGTATAATTCCTGAAAAATATAAGCAAATGACACGTGATGAACTCGAAAGCCGGGCAATGGAAATAAAGAAACAGCTAGGGTCCCGTTTGTTTATTCCAGGGCATCATTATCAAAAAGATGAAGTCGTTCAGTTTGCTGATGCGACTGGTGATTCTCTACAGCTTGCACAATTATCAGCGGAAAATACCGAGGCCGAATTTATTGTTTTCTGTGGCGTTCATTTTATGGCAGAAACAGCAGATATTTTAACATCTGAAAAGCAAAAGGTAATCTTGCCAGATATGCGCGCAGGATGTTCAATGGCTGATATGGCGGATATCCAGCAAACAGAACGAGCCTGGGAACGGCTTCAGGAACTTTTTGACGACACGATTCTTCCTTTAACCTATGTGAATTCAACAGCAGCCATCAAGGGATTTGTAGGTGCCCATGGAGGAGCAACGGTAACCTCTTCGAATGCAGAGAAAATGGTTAAATGGGCATTTGAGAAAAAAGAACGAATTCTTTTCCTGCCTGATCAGCATTTGGGCAGAAATACTGCAGCTGATTTAGGTATAGGCTTAGACGAGATGGCCATTTGGAATCCAATAACCAATGAGTTGGAGTTCGATGGTGATATTTCAGTAATTAAAGTCATTCTTTGGAAAGGGCATTGCTCGGTTCATGAAAATTTTACTGTTCAAAATGTGATTGATACTAGGTACCAATACCCCAATATGAATATCATTGTTCATCCAGAATGCCGCCGAGAGGTAGTCGAGCTAGCGGATATGGCGGGCTCAACTAGTTATATTATACATGCTATTGAGAATGCTAAGTCTGGAACAGCTTGGGCGATTGGAACAGAAATGAATCTGGTTAATCGACTAATAAAAAATCATCCTGATAAAAAAATCATTTCATTAAATCCGCATATGTGCCCGTGCCTGACTATGAACCGAATCGATCTACCTCATTTAGTTTGGAGCCTGGATACCTTGGAAGAAACACAAAATATTATTAAAGTGAGTCCGGAAATTGCCCAAAATGCAAAACTGGCACTTGAAAAAATGCTGCAAAATTCATAA
- the safA gene encoding SafA/ExsA family spore coat assembly protein produces the protein MKIHIVQKGDTLWKIAKKYGVNFEELKKLNSQLSNPDMIMPGMKIKVPTTGGSIKKESPMGTKPETTINLGVKKEKPIAEQPFAKEKPVPMPMVEAPIKKETPIVKEKPIVKEVPKTPYTPKMPLQIVPEIDINNYYMMNMQNMTVQQPQLPPKPANILPEVKEVPKKEVPINEVPMKEMPIKENYVPAPPPVEAPIAEMPVQEQCVPMTPVMPGPGFCPPFGGFPMMPYPQMQGMGMPAPGMVPGNPGVAPMTAAAPGMAAPYFHDDESSSFMPQVPVMNPAYNPGAMMGAQNPGFQQQMQNPYMNPTAFGQMPAGYGQMPTGMGEMPASYGQMPTGIGQMPMDYGQMPTGMGQMPMGYGQMPTGMGQMPMDYGQMPAGMGQMPTGYGQMPAGYGQMPMGAAPTTMPSQNPGESMQAPMMPGTMYGNPGMTNPYGMGGQMPYGYPQMGGMNPYGVTDFESPEMMMPVAGSQMPYMQNPYPTQGYPMSTAAMGDCGCGGPVATPYMGAMPTAESAPAAMPSTFVPPTPPIYSAPYTGPMNAAQPPYMNPYGMGVPGSAPYGMPGYRDESN, from the coding sequence GTGAAGATCCATATCGTACAGAAAGGGGATACTCTTTGGAAAATCGCCAAGAAGTACGGCGTGAATTTTGAAGAGCTGAAGAAGCTTAATTCACAGCTCAGCAACCCTGATATGATTATGCCCGGTATGAAAATAAAAGTCCCAACAACAGGAGGAAGCATAAAGAAAGAATCCCCTATGGGAACGAAACCGGAAACAACAATCAATTTAGGTGTAAAGAAAGAAAAGCCGATTGCTGAGCAACCGTTCGCCAAAGAGAAACCTGTGCCAATGCCGATGGTAGAGGCACCAATTAAAAAAGAAACACCAATTGTCAAAGAAAAACCAATCGTAAAAGAAGTACCAAAAACACCCTATACTCCAAAAATGCCTCTACAAATCGTCCCAGAAATTGATATTAACAATTATTACATGATGAATATGCAAAATATGACGGTTCAGCAACCTCAGCTGCCGCCTAAACCAGCCAATATCCTTCCAGAAGTAAAAGAGGTTCCGAAGAAAGAAGTACCGATAAATGAAGTACCTATGAAAGAAATGCCAATTAAAGAGAACTATGTTCCTGCACCGCCGCCAGTTGAAGCCCCTATTGCTGAAATGCCGGTTCAAGAACAATGCGTTCCTATGACGCCCGTTATGCCTGGTCCGGGCTTTTGCCCACCATTTGGTGGATTTCCGATGATGCCATATCCGCAAATGCAGGGAATGGGAATGCCTGCTCCAGGTATGGTTCCAGGTAATCCAGGCGTAGCTCCAATGACAGCGGCTGCACCTGGTATGGCAGCTCCATACTTCCATGATGATGAATCATCATCTTTTATGCCACAAGTGCCTGTCATGAATCCAGCATACAACCCAGGAGCAATGATGGGTGCACAGAACCCAGGATTCCAGCAGCAGATGCAAAATCCTTATATGAATCCAACAGCATTCGGTCAAATGCCAGCGGGCTACGGTCAGATGCCGACAGGAATGGGCGAAATGCCAGCAAGTTATGGTCAGATGCCAACAGGAATTGGTCAAATGCCAATGGACTACGGCCAGATGCCAACAGGAATGGGTCAAATGCCAATGGGCTACGGCCAGATGCCAACAGGAATGGGTCAAATGCCAATGGACTACGGCCAAATGCCAGCAGGAATGGGTCAAATGCCAACGGGCTACGGCCAGATGCCAGCAGGATATGGTCAAATGCCAATGGGTGCCGCTCCGACTACAATGCCATCACAGAACCCGGGAGAATCCATGCAAGCTCCAATGATGCCTGGAACGATGTACGGAAACCCAGGAATGACAAATCCTTATGGTATGGGTGGCCAAATGCCTTACGGATATCCACAAATGGGCGGTATGAACCCATATGGGGTAACTGATTTTGAATCACCAGAAATGATGATGCCTGTTGCAGGCAGTCAAATGCCTTACATGCAAAACCCTTATCCAACTCAAGGGTATCCGATGAGTACAGCTGCAATGGGTGACTGCGGTTGTGGTGGTCCTGTGGCAACACCTTATATGGGTGCCATGCCGACGGCTGAAAGTGCTCCTGCAGCCATGCCGTCAACATTTGTACCACCAACTCCACCTATTTACAGTGCGCCTTATACGGGTCCAATGAATGCCGCTCAGCCACCATATATGAATCCATATGGAATGGGAGTACCAGGAAGCGCTCCTTACGGTATGCCGGGTTACCGAGATGAAAGCAATTAA
- a CDS encoding phosphotransferase has product MKAINMSANKKGDDDYYDRLFSYFQSQFYERITQFVPLRKTVIFLKTEQNTYIIKGYSTNSRLRLQEVFTDTLKKEGFTKTYSYLTPSVKEQLFFEGTYFGCIEYLLPHKTAFSFHTEKNRQEGLELLEQFHQTTSLFEARYRTLLPKGHLLEKWTERFNIFTANFPFIKYFINELVLADMVSWAKWALAGMEKKYRHFFKDPLVILHGDVAHHNFLRDHRGSLHLIDFDLICIGPPAFDYLQYANRILPSVDWSFEKLIKHNQMKNYAHEEAFLYALAYPADIFREWNRLIREKSYTDSVKLKQVTDLSIKQYYARKKFVDHLQEIVK; this is encoded by the coding sequence ATGAAAGCAATTAATATGTCAGCTAACAAAAAAGGAGACGATGATTATTATGATCGTCTCTTCTCTTATTTTCAGTCCCAGTTTTATGAAAGGATTACCCAGTTTGTACCGCTTCGAAAAACCGTTATTTTTTTGAAAACGGAGCAAAATACTTACATTATAAAAGGCTATTCCACTAATAGTAGACTTAGACTTCAAGAAGTCTTTACCGATACACTGAAAAAGGAAGGATTTACAAAAACCTATTCCTATTTAACCCCTTCAGTAAAAGAACAGCTATTTTTTGAAGGGACTTATTTTGGATGTATCGAATATCTGCTACCACATAAAACAGCGTTTTCTTTCCATACTGAAAAGAATCGTCAAGAAGGACTGGAGCTATTAGAACAATTTCATCAAACCACGAGTCTATTTGAGGCCCGATACCGTACCTTGCTTCCTAAAGGACATCTACTTGAAAAGTGGACAGAACGGTTCAATATATTCACCGCTAATTTTCCCTTCATAAAGTATTTTATCAATGAGTTGGTCCTAGCGGATATGGTTTCTTGGGCCAAATGGGCCCTTGCTGGAATGGAAAAAAAGTATCGTCATTTTTTCAAGGACCCCCTGGTGATTTTACACGGTGATGTAGCGCATCATAATTTTTTACGCGATCACAGGGGAAGTTTGCATTTAATTGATTTTGATTTAATCTGTATCGGCCCACCTGCATTTGATTATTTACAATACGCAAACCGGATTCTTCCTTCAGTAGATTGGTCATTTGAAAAGCTGATCAAGCATAACCAAATGAAAAACTATGCTCATGAAGAGGCTTTTCTGTATGCACTAGCCTATCCAGCTGATATTTTCAGGGAGTGGAACCGGTTAATTAGAGAAAAATCGTATACTGATTCTGTAAAATTAAAGCAAGTAACCGATTTATCGATTAAACAGTATTATGCAAGAAAAAAATTTGTTGACCATTTACAGGAAATAGTAAAATGA